The Enterococcus sp. 7F3_DIV0205 genome has a window encoding:
- the parE gene encoding DNA topoisomerase IV subunit B, whose product MAKKVNNEYNDASIQVLEGLEAVRKRPGMYIGSTDSRGLHHLVYEIVDNAVDEALSGYGNEISVTIQKDNSIKITDSGRGMPVGMHASGIPTVEVIFTVLHAGGKFGQGGYKTSGGLHGVGASVVNALSSWLEVRIVRDGVEYMERFENGGKPVGTLKKVGKTNKKNGTSVIFLPDDTIFSTIHFSYDTLAERLRESAFLLKGVKISLTDLRGEEPKEEIFHYEEGIKEFVAYLNEEKDTLTPVVYFSGEKDGIEVELSYQYNDGYSENVLSFVNNVRTKDGGTHEVGMKSSMTKAYNEYARKVGLLKEKDKNLEGSDFREGLAAVLSIRVPENLLQFEGQTKEKLGTPMARNAVDNVVGEQMGFYLQENSEMSQQLIRKAIKAREAREAARKAREESRNGKKRKKGESLLSGKLTPAQSRNPKRNELYLVEGDSAGGSAKQGRDRKFQAILPLRGKVLNTEKAKMQDILKNEEINTMIYTIGAGVGPEFSIEDCNYDKVIIMTDADTDGAHIQVLLLTFFYRYMKPLIEAGKIYIALPPLYKVSKGIGKKAVTEYAWTDEELSNVTEQVGKGYMLQRYKGLGEMNADQLWETTMDPETRTLIRVRIDDAAQAERRVTTLMGDKVEPRRKWIERHVQFTLEEDGSILDRKDGETEISPSISNEVLDEEKKEETERINAEAEAAEEISLFDLE is encoded by the coding sequence TTGGCGAAAAAAGTAAACAATGAATACAATGACGCCTCCATCCAAGTTTTAGAAGGATTGGAAGCTGTACGAAAAAGACCAGGAATGTACATCGGCTCCACAGACAGCCGTGGATTACATCATTTAGTCTATGAAATCGTTGATAACGCAGTTGATGAAGCATTATCCGGTTACGGTAATGAAATCAGTGTGACGATCCAAAAAGATAATAGCATCAAAATAACTGACTCAGGTCGGGGAATGCCCGTTGGAATGCACGCGTCTGGAATCCCAACTGTAGAAGTAATCTTCACCGTACTTCACGCAGGAGGAAAATTTGGTCAAGGCGGCTATAAAACCTCTGGCGGATTGCATGGTGTGGGTGCCAGTGTTGTTAATGCATTGTCTAGCTGGTTAGAAGTTAGAATCGTTCGTGATGGTGTAGAATACATGGAACGTTTTGAGAATGGCGGAAAACCTGTAGGTACGCTAAAAAAAGTTGGAAAAACGAATAAAAAGAATGGAACATCTGTCATTTTCCTACCAGATGATACTATTTTTTCCACTATTCATTTTTCATACGATACATTAGCAGAGCGCTTAAGAGAATCTGCCTTCTTATTAAAAGGCGTAAAAATCTCCCTAACAGACCTCAGAGGTGAAGAGCCTAAAGAAGAAATTTTTCATTATGAAGAAGGTATCAAAGAATTCGTTGCCTATCTTAATGAAGAAAAAGATACCTTGACACCCGTTGTTTATTTTTCAGGTGAAAAGGACGGAATCGAAGTTGAACTTTCCTATCAATACAATGACGGCTATTCAGAAAATGTTCTTTCCTTTGTAAATAATGTCCGCACAAAAGATGGTGGAACCCATGAAGTCGGGATGAAGTCTTCAATGACGAAAGCATACAATGAATATGCTAGAAAAGTCGGATTATTAAAAGAAAAAGACAAAAATCTTGAGGGGAGTGACTTCCGTGAAGGATTAGCTGCTGTTTTATCAATCCGTGTTCCTGAAAATTTATTGCAATTTGAAGGTCAAACCAAAGAAAAATTAGGAACCCCAATGGCTCGAAATGCGGTAGATAACGTTGTGGGAGAACAGATGGGTTTTTATCTACAAGAAAACAGTGAAATGAGCCAACAATTGATTCGTAAAGCAATCAAAGCTCGTGAAGCTCGTGAAGCAGCTCGTAAAGCTCGTGAAGAAAGTCGAAATGGCAAAAAACGGAAAAAAGGGGAATCTCTTTTATCTGGAAAACTAACACCAGCGCAATCACGTAATCCCAAACGAAATGAATTATACTTAGTCGAAGGAGATTCTGCCGGGGGTTCAGCTAAACAAGGTCGGGATAGAAAGTTCCAAGCGATCTTACCGTTGCGTGGTAAAGTTCTAAATACTGAAAAAGCAAAAATGCAGGATATTTTGAAAAACGAAGAAATCAACACAATGATTTATACAATCGGAGCAGGTGTTGGACCAGAATTTTCAATTGAAGACTGTAATTATGATAAAGTTATTATCATGACCGATGCGGATACCGATGGTGCTCACATCCAAGTCTTATTACTAACATTCTTTTATCGTTATATGAAACCGCTGATTGAAGCAGGTAAAATTTACATTGCGTTGCCGCCTCTATATAAGGTATCAAAAGGGATCGGTAAAAAAGCAGTAACCGAATATGCTTGGACAGACGAAGAATTATCTAACGTAACAGAACAAGTCGGTAAAGGCTATATGCTACAACGCTACAAAGGTCTAGGGGAAATGAACGCAGATCAGCTGTGGGAGACCACAATGGACCCTGAGACACGTACTTTGATCCGTGTAAGAATAGATGATGCTGCGCAAGCAGAACGCCGTGTAACGACTCTTATGGGCGATAAAGTCGAACCAAGAAGAAAATGGATCGAGCGCCATGTACAATTTACTTTAGAAGAAGATGGCAGCATCTTAGATAGAAAAGATGGCGAGACGGAGATTTCACCATCCATTTCAAATGAAGTACTAGATGAAGAAAAAAAAGAAGAAACTGAACGTATAAATGCAGAGGCCGAA